TGCTTCCCTTGTTGTTCTTGTTCCCATCACCCCACTGTCTCCCCAGACTCTCAGTGGTaactgtttcctttctgtggcCACCATCCACCATGTTTAACCCACGCTTGGCCTGCAGGGAAAGGGGAACACACAGCAAACCAAATCTGTTTTAGTGTAAAAGCCCCTGGGCACCAGAGGTGCCAGCGTGTGCTGTACACAGGGCTCAGGAAATGGGAGGttgagagctgggagcagggacagaGTTCTGTCAGTGCCTGTGCATGAGTCACTTTCCATGTTTCTTTGGAGCTAGGgtgaggctgtggcagggagctgaggttccCCTGGCATCTGAAAAGCTAAAAAATCTGTCCCTGCAAGAAGAAAGGTTGTGCCCTcccccactgcagctggagcagggtccCATGTCAGCAGGGAGCAGGTATGTactgaggatgaggaaggcTTCTCTGCCCAGACCTGGCACTGAGCTTGGTTCTCTCCATCCAGGTGAACAGCTGTTCTTACTGTGTTGTTTCctgctctttttattttctccttttattttttcctcttctctcctttgctccctgctctgctgctgctctccttgcatTCTCCCCGCCGTCTCTGGCCACTCTGGCAGCCGACAGATGAGAGGAGTTGGGTTTACTCCCCGCTCCACTATAGCGCCCAGCTCCACTCTGTCTCCGATGAGGAGAGCGATACAGTAAGTGCCCAGGGAACGGGAGCCGGGTGCCCGGTGGGTCGAGGGCAGAGCTGCCGCTCGCTCCGCAGGGGCAGCTTGCGGAGGGAGCCGCTGTGACCTCTGCGCGGCGTGGGGCCGCTGCGTGGCTGCGGCGCAGCCCTGCCGTGCCtcggagcagctctgtggcagcaggTGAGATCTGTGCCGGCAGAGCCGCGGTCTGCGCAGCAGGGGTTGCGGCTTGTTCCGAAGTCCGTGGCGCAGCGAGCTCTGTGCGTAGCTGAGGCTCTCCAGACGTGTTGCCATGCCTGCAGGATGCAGCACAAGCAACCTTCTCTCTTAGTGCTTGtcgtggctgtggggagctggctgggctcGGAGCTGACGGGGCAGGGCGGGTGCCTTGGTGCTGACTCTGGTTTCTCTGCCTCTTGCAGTAATCTCTATGCAGACACAGAAGCCCCAGAGAGCAGCGATTCCCTCTGCAGGTCGACGTGTTCCCTTTTCGTTAATGCAGCCGTTCcagtgggatggggaagagCTTGCTGACACCAGTACTGCTGCACTGCAGGATCCCAGGCACTGCATTTCAGAACGGAGCAAAACTATAACCCTCTATTTCTACTTACCCCAGATGTGGGCAGCAATGAAAGCACCCgcagctgccaaggctgggtacagagccctgggcagcaacAGTGTTTTCCAGATGTGCACTACCGTAGCTACCTATCcatgtgtgatactgtgaaccttttttgattttgggttttttttttaaaatcatgtatttatttcttttatctttGCACAGAGACAGCACAAAAGTGCTTTTTTAAACATTTAGTTTACTGcactttttaaatttattttttttttcttcttttgtttttgttttgggttttttttccccccccctttggtTGTCACGTGTTTGTGCatcaggaaggagagggaggtgtCACTCGAGAATGGgtaagagcacattgctggggaGGGCCGGGGGCCGGAGTGGCTTCACTGAGGCAGCAGCCCGGTCTGACCAACCGATGGAGGTTGGAGGCTGTCCAGACTCTGCCACGGTTTTGCCAAGTGACCTAAGGCAAGTCGCTTAACCACTCTGTGCCTCCGTTTCCCCTGTGCTAATGGGTGTGCAGAGCCCACTTCTGTTTGAAGCATTGAAACCCCGGGATGAAAGGTGCTATGTAAATGCAGTGTATTAAAGgccactgagcagagctgatcCCAGCTTCCAGCGGTCCGAAGCAGCCATGCTGGTTTTCTTGGATCCAGAGATCCCAAGTGACGACTCCTGGTCTGTATTCCTGTGCGGGGGAGGCAAACGACTCCTGGCGACAGTGAGGCGGTCGCCTCGCTCCCCGCAGGCGCCTCGGCTCTCCTCCAGACGTGATGGTTCCCGCCTTCACCACCTGCTGCGCTGCTGCTCACCCCTCCTGCTGCGCTTGGAGTCCAGGCTTCGACGGTTGCACCGCCCGCCACGGGCACAGGGGCACAGACAGAGGAGAGCCGTGCAGCCCCGGGGACCCTGCTGTGCACCCCGGGGGAGCCACTCTGCACCTCGCATGATCATCGGTGTGTCCAGCTGCCCAGGACTGGGGGTCACGAACATCGGGTTCCCACCTCTGCACTGTACCTCAGGGCAGCCAGGGAAGTGTGTGCATGGCTGCACATGCTGGAGGCAGACACAGAAGCCTGCCTTTGCCACCTGATGgttccaggctgtgctgtgttcaCAGACTGTTGGACAGACAGCTGGGTGACTGGGATGTTGCCTGTGGGAACATCTGCTATGGGCAATCGCTGCTTTGGATCTCTCAGTTTGCTTCTAGAGGGCTGCAGGCTTGAGGCAAGAGGATTTGGTGTCATGGGGTAGTCTTCAGACTAGGCTCATCCATCTGTCAGCAGGACGTGCACCACAGCATTGTCTTGAACTCCAGCAATCCCATCCTTGTCTcccagagaaagaaaggaaatcctTCAGAGCAGGGGGAGCCCAGGTGTTAATTCCTATGCTTTATGGGCCTCACATGTGAAAGGATCAAAGTCTTTGTTCTCATTGCAATCTTCAGAATGTCCTTGGGATTCCTTGTAGAGAAGTGGGGACCCTTCTCTCAGTGCTCAGTCACCCCAGTCTcttcacagcagcactcaggatGGGTTAACTCAGGTCAGCAGGTAACTGAGCTAGTGGGAAGCTCTTCCCCTCTGTGATGTGCTGTTAGGATCCTTGGTGAGTATCATCATGAATTCTCTTGCCTGGTACAGAATCCaggctccccacccccccacctgcAGATGCTGAAGGCTGGGATGTGTGCTGCTCTCGAGCACGGGCTGGGGATCTTGCAAGCTGCTGCTATTAGATTTATTCATGTATTTACCAAATAATACCCTTTGGCTACTTGACAGCTCCTTCACTCAGCTGGTGCCATTGCTCCATGACAGCCCCCAGCAGTAGGCAGGGAGCCCACCCaggctccacaggctgcagtgggcagtgctgcagggaggtcaggggTTGGGTGCAGGAGTGCAGTCCCTGCAGACcaacctgcccctgggctggaagcAAGGGGCTTGAGAAGGCTCAGGATTCagcctttggggtttttccctccAGAAATGTGATACTGTGcacagagaggccagaggaagccacatCCTTTATGCATCCTCAGATGTTGCTCTTGAGTACTGTGCTGGAGGAACCTGGGTGGTGGGCTCAGGATGCCAGACCCGAGGCCCACCTTGGCTGCTGGGTTTAGCCTTGTCAGGGCTTCTCAGCCAGCTGAAACCAAGCATCTTGTTTAAGATGGTTTAAGCATCACTGATAGagactttttatttcttcccctcATTTTGGAGGTCTCTAAAGCTGCTTAGTTTCTGTGCAGGGAGCATCTGAGCCCCACCTTCATGGAGTATCTCAGTGAAGGAACTTTGCAAGCTGGAGCTGCGCTTGGTCCCAAGAGGTGTGGGGAAATCCAGACCTCTGCAGCATGTTCATTCCAGGCAATGCCTTTCCTCAGGTGTTTGGGCTTTCTGAGACAATCCCAGTTCTGTAATGCTGAAACTTCTGGAGTAAGCAGCTCTGGAATGGAGGGTTGGTCATGTGAGAGGACCTAGAGCAACTTTATCAATATGGGGGGGACAGGAGGAACTTTCCTTTGGGGAGATTCTGAAATAGAAACTGCCCCTTCCCAGGCTGACACATGCTCCTTGCTGTGTGTTGCCTGCTGTCCAGTTAGATCTGAGCTGGAGAAGTGCTTGTCATTTCCCGTGAAGGCTAAAAGGACCTTGAAGTTTAAACCTTGCTCTTAGCCCCCACATCTGCGCTGTGATGCAGCCTGAGGGAATCGAGGAGCCCTGGAGCGTTTCCTAAGTGCTGTCAGTGTTGCCATTGCAGGATGTGCAGAGCCCGAGGGCAGGTCTGGGTCTTCCCACAGTAAAACATACCAGCCCTTTTCTGGGGAAGAGAAccgcctcctgttctccatctGAATGTCTCTCCAGCTGCACTTCCAGCTCACATGGGACACCAGCAGCTCGCTGGCACTGCTGTCCCGGTGTAGCCCCCAGGCTCTCCATCACtgaaaggaggcagagcagccctgccagccaggcagTTCCCTCCTAGCTCTGTTAGCCACTGCTTCCCTTTGTCTTCATCATCCCAGCTAGGACACTCAGCCCTGCAGGATGTGCCCCAAGTAGTGTCTGTTGCTGAAGCCGGTGGTGAGCTTTTGGTTTGGGCTCTTGCTATATTGCAGGTGGCTGTAGTGTGGGTTTGGGAGGAGAAAATTGGCATCTCTCACCACTTGCCATCAAGCCCCTCTAGGTAGGTGTGCCTAGGGCAGAGGCAAGGAACAAACCCAGGAGCTGGTGCAGAGAGGGATCTCGCTTTTGACTGCTGGTGGCTCTGTGGTGAGCAGCTGGGGCCACGTGTGCCCAAACTGCACTCTGGCAGGTGTTCAGTGGAGCCAGAGCACTCGCGGGTCCTGCCGGGGgtggcacaggcacagcagcagcggCAAGGGCTCCATCGCCCAGCCCAGCATCCCTGTTTCCAGCTACCACTgtgctccagctcttcccaAACAGGACCTGGATCGTGTCAGGGCTCTCTTTCTGTTGATGTCTATATTAGACCCCAGTATGTTCTCTCGGATGTTCATATCCTGCTCATTGCCGTGTCCGCTCTGTGCGTGCACTGTGTAACGAATGTATGGAAGTGGGGGGCGTGGGGGGCTGGCGGCCGGAATGTGATGTCAAGCCAGGGCTGTTCTCATGTTTcccttggggttttgttggtggggtttttttggtttggtttggttggttggttggttagtttggtttggttttgcttggtttgttgtttgttttttttcgggggggagtgggggggtgaggggagaggtggtggagtggtgGTCGGGATTCAGTCATGAgcgctttctttctttttttcctccctctctccctccctcctcctcccttcctccctcccttctcctcccttctcctgagggttttttcccctcccgcTTCGGGGGGCCCTTGTTCCAGAGAGCTGTAATTGCCGCTGTGTGTCCGGCTCTGTGATAAAGCATTCTGTGTCTGTGccgtgtctgtctgtctgtcctgctCGGCTCTTTCCGGCGCCCAGCCCCGCTTCTGGGGGttaaaaggggggtggggggagggggcgacGAGATGACAGCGTCGGCGCTGGGGCTGCCGCGATCCAACCCCCGGGGGACGCCTCCCGCCAGGGCCTCACTGCGGAgctgccccggccccgccgccccccagGGAGAAGCGGCCCCAGACGACCACGCCTGGACCGGGGGCGGGCCGGTGCGGCGCGACCGGGATCGGAGCAGGCGGCCGGGCGGGCGGCCCTGCGCGCCGGCGCTGTCGGAGGCCCCCGGGGCGGAGCCGAGGCCGCAGCCGCTTCCGTAGCCGGGGCCCATGGGCTCGGGGTCGCGCAGCCCGGCCCGGCGGCCGCGGTCTCGATCTCGGTCTCGCTCGCCACGGAGGGAACGCGGTCGGGAGCGCTCCGGGAGCCGGGAGAAGCGGCGGCGGCGCAGCCGGAGCGGAAGACGCCGCCGGGAGCCGAGCTCGGGGTGAGCCGGGATCGGGGACCGGGCCGCAGAGCGTGAGAGGGCCCGGGGCTGGTGGGGTGAAGAGCCGGGCTTCCGGGTGCCGAGGCCCGGGGAAAGGCCGGCACGGCCGCGGCTGGCAGCTCGGGCGAGCCAAGCCGGGTCCCTCTGGCCGCCGCCGTGGCTCGGCCGTGATGACGCCGGGGCCCGCCCCGGTGCCATGGTGAGGCGCTGGGGCAGCCgccggggcaggcagggaccaGGAGGCGCTTGAAGAGGCCCGGACTGAGCGACGGGTGAAAAGCGCTCTCCACGACACGAAACTCTCCCGGTCGGGGGGCTTGGGGGGACGTGGGTCGTACAGGGAGGAGGCGCCACCGTGAAGAGCCCCTGAGCTCTCTGGGCTCCGCTGCTTGGGCTCGGCTCACCACATCTGCAGCGAGGAAAAGTGCCCTCCCCTCTGGGGCATTTGCTGCCTGACACGCAGCCAGTCACTCTCTCCCACCTGAAATACGACCTTTTTCCCCATCCCAGCTCTAACTCTGGCAatgagagacagaaatggaagaagaaaagcaaaaccaggagCCAGCATCACAGAAGCCAGAAGAAGCACCGCTCGCGGTCCCGAGGTCATTCCTCTGGCTCCAGCTCAGAGCGTGAGCGAGACAGGAGGAGAGCtcggagcagagagcagcagaggaggagagatggCTCCAAGTCTTCTGTGTCCTCTATCAGCTCTCCCTCCCCGCCACGCtcgcagggcagggaggagacagggcagcagctgagcctccAGGAGCGCTTGAggctgaaggaggagaagaagaagcaaGCAGCGCTCATGAAAGCTTTGGAGACACCTGAGGAGAAACGGGCTCGTAGGCTAGCCAAGAAGGAAgccaaggagaggaagaagagggagaagatggggtggggagaggagtaTATGGGTTACACCAACACCGACAATCCCTTTGGGGACAATAACCTGCTGGGCACCTTCATCTGGAGCAAGGTGAGCTCTCCCACACACCTCCACGTTATAGGAAGCTGCTTGAATGAGATCATGCCCCTGTGGCCACCACAGAACAGGGCAGAGGAGCATGGGGCTCCTGGGGAAATCTGCTTGAAGAGGGAATCTCTCTAACCCTGAAGGACTGAAAACAACCACCTGAGAGCAAAGCACTTGTCTGGGGCAGCATCTGGGTGTTTTGGGGAAGCTCAGTGGAGTTTTTACCTCTTTTGTCCTGAAGAGCAAGGTCTGTAGCCAAGGGTGTGGGATAAGAAGGTGGAACAGGGTGCAGGCAAGGGACCTAGgcctcctgggagctgcaggctgagtgCTGGCAGTGTTTGCTGGTGTCTTAGCACTCCACAGGTCagacagcctccctgggctgagTCTAAGCATCACTGAAGTACTTCTGGAGTAGGACCTGAGGGATTTGGGGACCTCCGACAGGAGGAACattggagcagcagaagcaagtgGATTGGGTGGCATTTGCTGGCTGGCGTGGGACTGTAGAGGTCACTGAGTTTCACAGCTTTCCTTGGCTGCTCTGTTTCAGGCACTAGAAAAGAAAGGGATCAGCCATCTGGATGAGAAGGACCTGAAGGAAAGGAACAAGCGAATCCAGGAGGACAATcgcctggagctgcagaaggtAGGCTCAGATGTGCCCTCCCACCATCTGACAGAGTCTTGTGGACAGTTCAGTTCTCCCAGTCACTCACCAGTTACTCACCTAGAAGCTTCCTTGCTCTGTGGACTGGAGGTGCCCCTAAGCTGTAGGATGCAGGATCCCAGGGGCTACAGTATATTGTCATCTGTTACTCCAACAAAAGTTAGGAAAGTTTTTTTCCAGGCCTGAGTCCAGCTCGGAAGGTGCTGAAAAGCACGTGCCAGATTGTGGCACTGAGGCACTCAGTTGTGCCTGTGTCCCCTGTCCTCCAAAGGGATGGCAGTGAGCAGcgtgcagcccagcaccactggCCCTCAGTGGCTTCCCTTCCCCATGGCTTTTGATGTCTTGGGAGCCTCGTGCTGAtggcaggagccaaggcagCTCATTGAGCAGGGTCATGGCTGCATCCTTCACATCCTGCATGAGTGCCCCATTCAGAGTGGCCTCATGTCTTCCTCCACCCTGGCCAGGTGAAGCAGCTGCGCCTGGAGCGGGAGCGGGAGAAGGCGATGCGTGAGCAagagctggagatgctgcagcGGGAGAAAGAGGCAGAGCACTTCAAaacctgggaggagcaggaggacaaCTTCCACCTGCAGCAGGCCAAGCTGCGGTAGGTGTGTGGCTTCGCAGGGCTGGGCCCATCAGGGAGCAGAGGACGGTGGGCACCATTCAGTGTCCCTCTCACCCAGGTCCAAGATCCGCATTCGGGATGGGAGGGCAAAACCTATCGACCTGCTGGCAAAGTATATCAGCGCGGAGGATGATGACCTGGCTGTGGAGATGCACGAGCCCTACACCTTCCTGAACGGCCTGACTGTCTCTGACATGGAGGATCTGGTGGAAGACATCCAGgtaccagctctgctgcctctagggctggctgaggagcagcagctcagtgcttccatgcctcagctctgcttctccagctgtgttgcagagcagctgcctgatgTCATGCTTATCTCTTGCCTGCAGGTTTACATGGAGCTTGAGCAAGGGAAAAATGTGGATTTCTGGAGGGACATGACCATCATCACGGAGGATGAGATAGCCAAACTCCGCAAGCTTGAGGCCTCTGGGAAAGGAGGACCAGGTGAAtgggagggcagagccaggtgTGGGTGTCAAGGAGAGTGTGAGCAGTGGGAAGAGCAGTGTGTAGGGTCTGCCATGTGTGCTTGGGCTCAAAGGGGTTCTCTAGGATGCTttggagggaggctgtggatctGGTAGCCATCAttgctgggctccagcccagGAGTGCTGGGTGAGGGCCTGCCGAGTGCTCAGAGGCCAACTGGCTGCCCCTCGTCCACGCAGGGGAGCGCCGGGACGGCGTCAACGCCTCCGTCAGCTCCGACGTGCAGTCCGTGTTCAAGGGCAAGACCTACAACCAGCTGCAGGTGTTGTACCAGGGCATTGAGAGCAAGATCCGGGCAGGAGGACCCAACCTCGACATTGGGTATTGggagagcctcctgcagcagctgaaggcttACATGGCTCGAGCCAGGTGAGTGACCTCTGCCCCTGGCTAGGGCTGTAGAAAGAGGCAGCATAGactctgccatgagcagagctggggaggtacAGACCTGAAGTTGCTGGTGAAAGGGTTTTAGACGTTTTCTGAGGTGTTTGGCTGTtctgagggaagagaagggttGGACACTCGGTCCGTGCTTGAGTGGTGATGTTTACAGTGGGTTCTTCAAGAAGTTAATCAGCTCAAAACCATATGGAACCCAGCAGACTCTACCCAGTGCTGTGGGCAtcacagctctgggcagtgtGGACGtgaggtggctctgctgctggggcctggcAGCTTGTTCCTTTCGCAGGCTGCGGGAGCGGCACCAGGATGTGCTGCGCCAGAAGCTGTACAAgctgaagcaggagcagggtgtgGAGAGCGAACCACTCTTCCCCATCATCAAGCAGGAGCCAGCCTCCCCCAGTGACAGGTATGCAGTccttcccctgggcagcacggcCAGCTGGGCCCCTCCCATGAGACACCTGGGACAAGAAGATTCTGTCTTGTCCTCCTCCCTTCACTCTTCCTTGCAGGCtggatccagaggagagcaTCATGGTACAGCCAGGGCCATCCTCGGAGCcagaggctgagcaggacacagaggtcaaagaagaggcagagggagaagctgtgctgatgGAGGAGGACCTgatccagcagagcctggatgaTTATGATGCAGGGAAGTACAGCCCGCGGTTGCTGGGCCCCAACGAGCTGCCCTTCGATGCCCACGtgctggaggctgaggaggaCACACATCGACTGCTCCTTCTacgccagcagctgcaggtcacAGGTAGGAGCCACATGGGcaggccctgc
The DNA window shown above is from Dryobates pubescens isolate bDryPub1 chromosome 31, bDryPub1.pri, whole genome shotgun sequence and carries:
- the CACTIN gene encoding splicing factor Cactin, whose product is MGSGSRSPARRPRSRSRSRSPRRERGRERSGSREKRRRRSRSGRRRREPSSGSNSGNERQKWKKKSKTRSQHHRSQKKHRSRSRGHSSGSSSERERDRRRARSREQQRRRDGSKSSVSSISSPSPPRSQGREETGQQLSLQERLRLKEEKKKQAALMKALETPEEKRARRLAKKEAKERKKREKMGWGEEYMGYTNTDNPFGDNNLLGTFIWSKALEKKGISHLDEKDLKERNKRIQEDNRLELQKVKQLRLEREREKAMREQELEMLQREKEAEHFKTWEEQEDNFHLQQAKLRSKIRIRDGRAKPIDLLAKYISAEDDDLAVEMHEPYTFLNGLTVSDMEDLVEDIQVYMELEQGKNVDFWRDMTIITEDEIAKLRKLEASGKGGPGERRDGVNASVSSDVQSVFKGKTYNQLQVLYQGIESKIRAGGPNLDIGYWESLLQQLKAYMARARLRERHQDVLRQKLYKLKQEQGVESEPLFPIIKQEPASPSDRLDPEESIMVQPGPSSEPEAEQDTEVKEEAEGEAVLMEEDLIQQSLDDYDAGKYSPRLLGPNELPFDAHVLEAEEDTHRLLLLRQQLQVTGDATESADDIFFRKAKEGMGADEAQFSVELPLTGKAYLWADKYRPRKPRFFNRVHTGFEWNKYNQTHYDFDNPPPKIVQGYKFNIFYPDLIDKRSTPEYFLEACQDNKDFAILRFHAGPPYEDIAFKIVNREWEYSHRHGFRCQFANGIFQLWFHFKRYRYRR